A genomic segment from Maniola hyperantus chromosome 4, iAphHyp1.2, whole genome shotgun sequence encodes:
- the Prosbeta1 gene encoding proteasome subunit beta type-6, whose translation MPTSVMDPNMSWMDAPHSTGTSIMACEFDGGVVIGADSRTTTGAYIANRVTDKLTRITDHIYCCRSGSAADTQAIADIVTYHLNFHKMELGEEPLVQTAAAIFRELCYNYRDSLVAGILVAGWDKKNGGQIYSVPIGGMVQRQAVSIGGSGSSYVYGYVDANFKPNMSKEEAKKFVTNTLTLAMLRDGSSGGVVRLGVLTETGVERLVILGDQLPKFYEG comes from the exons ATGCCTACTTCAGTTATGGACCCAAACATGAGTTGGATGGACGCACCTCATAGCACCGGCACGTCGATCATGGCTTGCGAATTTGACGGCGGCGTCGTGATCGGCGCCGACTCCCGCACCACCACCGGCGCGTACATCGCCAACAGAGTCACGGACAAGCTCACGAGGATCACGGACCACATATACTGCTGCCGCTCAGGGTCTGCTGCGGACACGCAAGCCATTGCTGATATTGTTACTTACCACTTGA ACTTCCACAAGATGGAACTGGGTGAAGAACCACTTGTGCAGACTGCTGCAGCAATCTTCCGTGAATTGTGTTACAACTACCGTGATTCACTCGTTGCTGGTATCCTAGTTGCAGGCTGGGATAAGAAGAATGGAG GCCAGATCTACTCAGTGCCAATCGGAGGAATGGTGCAACGTCAAGCAGTCTCCATTGGCGGATCAGGTTCCTCCTACGTTTATGGTTATGTTGACGCCAATTTCAAGCCCAACATGAGCAAGGAGGAAGCTAAGAAGTTTGTCACTAACACCCTAACCCTGGCCATGCTTCGCGATGGTTCCTCTGGTGGTGTGGTGAGACTTGGTGTGTTAACTGAAACAGGTGTTGAAAGATTGGTGATTCTTGGTGACCAACTGCCCAAGTTCTATGAAGGTTGA